The following are encoded in a window of Novosphingobium sp. ZN18A2 genomic DNA:
- a CDS encoding site-specific DNA-methyltransferase, protein MAVTTVKTRTRARDRAGQAPARQEAKRAALPLGTILRGDCIESMRSLPDASIDMIFADPPYNLQLGGDLNRPDGSHVDAVTDQWDHFDSFAAYDRFTREWLTEARRILKPDGSLWVIGSYHNIFRVGAMMQDMGFWILNDIVWRKSNPMPNFRGTRFTNAHETMIWASMGEKARYTFNYRAMKTLNDELQMRSDWVLPICSGPERIRRNGVKAHPTQKPEALLYRVMLATTNKGDVVLDPFFGTGTTGAVAKRLGREWIGCEREEDYISVANERIESALPLDESALTTMQSPRSAPKVAFGQLVEAGLIPPGTKVFDKKRRWTATVRADGSLAHEKQVGSIHGLGKDLQGAPSCNGWTFWHMENEGEIKPIDAARQLYLLATED, encoded by the coding sequence ATGGCAGTCACCACAGTGAAGACGAGGACGCGTGCGCGCGACAGGGCCGGGCAGGCTCCTGCGCGCCAGGAAGCGAAACGCGCGGCCCTTCCGCTGGGCACGATCCTGCGTGGAGATTGCATCGAATCGATGCGTTCGTTGCCCGATGCCAGCATTGACATGATCTTTGCCGATCCGCCCTATAACCTGCAGCTTGGCGGCGACTTGAACCGGCCGGACGGCAGTCACGTCGACGCCGTGACCGACCAGTGGGACCATTTCGACAGCTTTGCCGCCTATGACAGGTTTACCCGCGAATGGCTGACCGAGGCGCGCCGTATCCTGAAACCGGACGGGTCGCTTTGGGTCATCGGCAGCTATCACAACATTTTCCGCGTCGGTGCGATGATGCAGGACATGGGGTTCTGGATCCTCAACGACATTGTCTGGCGCAAGTCGAACCCGATGCCGAACTTCCGCGGCACGCGCTTTACCAACGCGCACGAGACGATGATCTGGGCGTCGATGGGTGAGAAGGCGAGATACACGTTCAACTATCGCGCGATGAAAACCCTGAATGACGAGCTGCAGATGCGGTCGGACTGGGTTCTGCCGATCTGTTCAGGGCCGGAACGCATCCGCAGGAACGGCGTGAAGGCGCACCCGACGCAAAAGCCCGAAGCACTGTTGTACCGCGTGATGCTGGCGACCACGAACAAGGGCGACGTTGTACTCGATCCGTTTTTCGGAACCGGCACGACGGGCGCCGTGGCAAAGCGCCTCGGGCGGGAGTGGATCGGGTGCGAGCGCGAGGAAGATTATATTTCCGTCGCCAATGAACGGATCGAAAGCGCGCTGCCGCTGGACGAAAGCGCGCTCACCACGATGCAAAGCCCCCGGTCCGCGCCCAAGGTCGCGTTCGGGCAACTGGTCGAAGCCGGGCTGATTCCGCCCGGAACGAAAGTGTTCGACAAGAAGCGCCGCTGGACAGCCACGGTCCGCGCCGACGGATCGCTTGCTCATGAAAAGCAGGTCGGTTCCATCCACGGACTGGGCAAGGATCTGCAAGGAGCGCCCAGCTGCAATGGCTGGACCTTCTGGCACATGGAAAACGAAGGCGAGATCAAGCCGATCGACGCCGCGAGACAGCTTTACCTGCTCGCCACCGAGGATTGA